CGCGCTGGTGCTGGACGCCCAGGGCGAGCTCTGGGTGCGCGAGGGCCGCCGGGTGCGCGCGGGCGAGCAGGTGGTGGTGGGGAAGGCGGAGGACGGCAGCGAAGGCGTCTACGTGAACATGGCCTACCTGATGGAGGAGGGGGAGGGCGAGTTCAAGTTCATGACGAGCGAGGTGTCGCGCGAGAAGCCCATCGACTACGCGCACATGGCGCGGGTGCTGGTGGAGGAGCGCGAGCGTGGGGGCTATCCCATCTGGGTGACGGGGCCGGCGCTGGTGCACTCGCGGGCGCGGGCGGACATGACGTGGTTCGTGGAGAACGGCTTCGTGGGGGCGCTGCTCGCGGGCAACGCGGTGGCGGTGCACGACATCGAGGCGTCCATCTACGGCACGACGCTGGGGATGAGCGGCGCGGGCGAGGCGACGTCGGGCGGGCACGGGCTGCACATGCGCGCCATCAACCGGGTGCGGCAGGCGGGCTCCATCGCGAAGGCGGTGGAGGCGGGCGTCATCACCAACGGCATCATGCACGCGTGCGTGAAGCACGGGGTGCCGTTCGTGCTGACGGGCTCCATCCGGGATGACGGGCCGTTGCCGGACGTGGTGACGGACAACCTGGCGGCGCAGGACGCGATGCGCAGGCACGCGGTGAAGGCGACGATGGCGGTGCTCGTGGCCACGGCGCTGCACGCCATCGCGACGGGGAACATGCTGCCCGCGTTCGTGACGGAGAAGGACGGCTCCTTGCGGGAGCTGCCCACCATCTGCGTGGACTCGTCCGAGTTCGTGGTGAGCAAGCTGAAGGACCGGGGCACGCACCAGGCCTTTGGCGTGGTGACGAACGCGCAGGACTTCATGCACATCCTGCGGCTGTACGTGGAGCGCGAGCTGGCCGCGCGAGCGGCGGCGCCGAAGCCGGCCTGACGCCTCAGCGCTGGGTGAGAGCGGGGACGGAGACGGCCTTCCAGGCCGTGCTCGACAGTCCGCCCTCGGTGCCGAAGAGGGCGGAGTCGCCGTCGGGGAGCACCGCGTAGACGCGCGGGTCGGCCAGCTTCGGCAGGGCCCGCGTCTCTCCCGTGGCCGCGTCGAAGTACGACGCGCCGAGCAGCGTGCCCACCAGCGCCCCACCGGGCACGAGCGCGGCGGAGACGATGGCGGAGGAGGGCAGGCCGGGCGCGGCGCGCACGCGCGTCCACTTCGCGCCGTCGAAGTAATTGAAGCCATCCTGGCAGGTGCCCGCGACGGCGCGTCCCTGCGCGTCGGTGGACAGCGCGGTGATCCAGTTGTCGGTGAGGTCGCGGCCGTCGTGGAAGCGCTGCCACTTCGCGCCGTCCCAGCGCAGCAGCCCCCGGTCCTCGCTGCCCATCCACAGGAAACGCCCCGAGGCTTCACCCACGGAAGGGTGCTTGCTCCACTCCGTCGGCAGCGGCAGCCGCTTCACGAGCGACAGGGGCGCGGTGCCAGGAGTGACCAGGGACACGCCCCGGCCATCCACCAGCGCGACACCTTCATCCATCTGGGACACGTTGAGCACGGACAGCTTCCCCAGGGCCACGGGGTTGCGAGCGCCGTAGGCCACCTGCGTCCAGGTCTTCCCGTCATGGAAGCCCAGGCCATACGTGGTGGCGACGTAGAGGTTCGGTCCGTCGCTGCTGATGCCCAGCACCTGGTCGCTGGGAAGCGAGGGCGTGCGGACGGTCTGCCACCGGCCGTCCTCGCGCTGCCAGCAAGCGCCCCGGTCGAACGTGCCCACCACCAGCCGCCCCTGATGCCGGGCGAGCGCGGTGATGTGATTGCCGCAGATCTGCCCGGTGGAGGTGACGCGGCGCCACCCCTTCGGCCCGAGCTTGAACACTCCCGAGGAACGCGTGCCCGCCCATTCCGAGTTCAACACGGTGGCGCCCTTGGGAGCGCTCGCGGCCTGGAGCGGCACGGACTCCGTCTCCCACGCGTGCACCTCACCGTGACTGCCCACGATGCGCACGCCCTGCTCCGTCACGGTGAAGGACAGCGGCCCGGTGGGCACGTCGCGCAGCGCGGAGAGCCGGCCACTGGCGCTGATGGAGAACGCGCCCTCGGTGGTGCCCACGTCCACGCCGTCGCGCGTGTCGGAGATGAAGCGCACCGGCCCCGGCAGTGACCACGCGCGCTCGGTGCCCAGCTCGAACAGGCGCCCCTCCGCCGTGCCCGCGAAGCGCGGCGAGAACGCCGTGTACGTCGCGCCCGGAGTCAGCACCGAGGCCAGTGACTCCAGCCGGCTCACGTAGTCCGGGGTGCTCGCGTCCTCGACGGGAGGCAGCGCCTGCCAGCGCACGTCCAGCACGGGCGTCACCTGGAAGCGGGCATCCAGCGACACCAGCCCTTCATCCGTGGCGACGAAGAGCCGGTCGCCCGTGGACTCCAACGCGCGGCAGTAGTGGCTGGGGAGCCCGTCCTCCACCGTGAGCACTCGCACCGGACGGCCCGCGGGCGTGAACAGCTCCAGGCCGCCTTCGGTGCACGCGACGACGTGGCCGCCGAAGGGCTTCAGGTCGTGCACGGTCTCGGTGTTGGTGACGGTGGCGGCCAGGGTCAGGGCGGTGAGGGTGGAGAGCATCATGCTCGACCCCTATTGCGAACCCCGGGCCAGCCCGGTGTGTGTCCCCGGAGCCGCACCCGAGGCCCCAGGCCAGCGGGCCTGTTGACCCTGGTGCCCTTCACGAACGATGGTCGCGCGGGGGAATTGGGGCCGGGCCTCCGTTGGAGTCCACGACATGCTGCGTTCTGTTTCTTCCCTGGCGCTCGCGCTCGCCATTCTCTGCGCTTGTTCAGGGTCCGACCCGTGCGAGGGCACCCACTGCGGTTCGAAGCAGAACCTGCGCGAGGGGGATGACCATGGGGACTCCCTTGAGGCCGCGACCCCCGTGGGATGCATGGAGCCCTTCCACTGGGTGGAAGCGAACCTGGACAACCCCGAGGACGTGGACCTGTTCTCGTTCCACGTCACGGCCGGTCGCATCTACCGATTCAGCTGCACTGGGTTTTCGTCTGGCTACGACCCGAGCTGCAGTGTCGAGCTCCTCGGCGCGGACGGGCTCACGTTGCCGGGCTCGGTGGGCACGGGGGGGATCTCGACCTACCAGTCGGCCGTGCTCGCTACGCAGGATGGCCCCGTGTACGCCCGCGTGACGCGCAACCGCAACTCCACCTCCGCTTTCAATCCCTCCTACAAATACTCGCTGGTGGACCGGGGGCCGGACGACTTCGCGAACACCCTCACGGAAGCCACCCCGGTGCCCATTGGCGCCACCGTCTCGGGGTACGTCGAGCCCGCTGGCGATGTCGACGTCATCGCGCTGAACGCCGTCGCGGGCCGCGCCTACCGGTTGACGTGCCGGGGTGAATACGCCTCCCACAACTGCGGCATGCGAGTGCGTGGCCCTGAGGGCGAGGTGCTGTTCGAGTCGAATACGTTCGATTACAGGCCGAGGAGCGAAACGTTCGACCTCCAGGTGATGCAGGAAGGCCGTCATACGGTCGAGCTGTTCCTCTTCTGGGGGGGCATCTCCTTCGACGCCATCGGTGACTACACCTTCTCTGTCGCCGACCAGGAACCCTGAGCGCGCAGCTAGCGCGCGCTGCCCGCCGTGACTCCAAGGCGCTGCTCATAGGCCTCCAGCGTCCGCCGCCAGGCGGGCCGTGCCTCACAGCGCTCGCGATAGGCGGAGACGCGGGGGAAGCCTTCGAGCACGCCCGCGTTGCGCACCTCGCGCAGCACCGTGGTCATCAGGATGTCCGCCACGGTGAACGCCTCGCCGGCGACGTAGGGACGCTCCCGGAGCAAGTCCTCGAGCGTGGTCAGGTGGTGCTCGGCGTACTTCACCAACCCGGGGCGCCGCTGCGCGCCGGTGGGGTCGGAGTCGCCGAGCAGGTCGACCATGATGAGCTGGGACATCGGGAGCTCCACGGTGGTGAGCGCGGCGAAGCACCAGCGCGTCACCTGTGCGCGGCCCTGGAAGTCCGTGGGCATCAAGCGGCCCGTCTTCTCCGCCAGGTACAGCAGGATCGCACCCGTCTCGGTGAGCACGAAGCCGTCGTCATCGAGCACCGGCACCTGACAGAAGGGGTTCAGCTGCCGGTACGCCTCGCCTCGGGTTTCCCCCGCGGGATGATCCACGCCGTGCACCCGGTAGGGCAGTTCCAGTTCTTCAAGGGCCCACAGGACGCGCAAATCACGCGTGAGTCCGACGACCTTCGAATGGACGCGGCCAAAGCCGTACAGGGTGATCATCCCGGCATTGTCGATGCCGTGCCCGCCCACTGTCGAGGCCGGCGGGTGGCGACGCACTCCGAGAAGCGCGCCGCCAACGCCTGACGCGGGCCCTTAGAACGACTCTTCCGGCACTTCCATCAGGTCCAGGTTGCCGTTCTCCACCATGCGCGCGGCGTGGGCGATGCCGGGCAGCACCTCATGGCAGTACCAGCGGGCGCTGGCCACCTTGCCGCCGTAGAACGCCTTGTCGCCGGGGTTGGTCTTCATCCGCTCCAGCGCCACGGCCGCGTGGCGCACCAGCAGCCAGCCGATGATGACCTCGGCCACGGCGAACAGCACGCGGTTGCCCTGGAAGCCCACGTGGTAGACGGACTCGCCCAGCTTGCCCATCAGCGTGCCGAGCAGCGTCTGCAGCTGGCCCACCGCCTCACCCAGCGCGGCGCGCTCGGTCTTCAGCTCCGGGCCGCCCTCGTCGCCATCCGCCGTCGCGCGGACGCGCTCCAGCAAGCCCATCAGCGTCGCGCCGCCGTCGCGCGCCACCTTGCGCATCAGCAGGTCCAGGGCCTGGATGTGCGTGGTGCCCTCGTAGAGCGAGTCGATCTTCTGGTCGCGGATGTACTGCTCCACCGGGTAGTCCGTGAGGAAGCCCGAGCCGCCGTGCACCTGGAGCGACAGGGACAGCAGCTCGTACGCCTTCTCCGAGCTGTAGCCCTTCACCAGCGGCAGCAGCATGTCGTTGAGCACGTCCGCCTCGCCCGCGGCGGTGGAGCGGTGGCCGCCCTGGAGCTCCACCTGGTCCTGCACGGACGCGGTGAACAGGGCCAGCGCGCGCAGGCCTTCCGCGTGCGCCTTCTGCGCCATCAGCATGCGGCGCACGTCCGGGTGCTGGAGGATGTTCACGCGCGGCGCCGTCTTGTCGCGCGCCTTCCCCAGGTCGCTGCCCTGCACGCGGTCCTTCGCGAACGACAGCGCGCGGAAGTAGCCCGCGGACAGCGCGGCCATGGACTTGAGGCCCACCGCCATGCGCGCGTTCTCGATGATGTGGAACATCTGCCGGATGCCGTCGTGCACCTCGCCCAGCAGCAGGCCGCGCGTGGGCTTGCCGTCGCCGAACGTCAGCTCGCACGTGACGGACCCCTTCAGGCCCATCTTCTTCTCCAGCTTGGTGCACACGACGTTGTTGTGCTCGCCCAGGCTGCCGTCCTCGTTCACCCAGTACTTGGGCACCACGAACAGCGACAGGCCCTTGGTGCCCGGCGCCGCGCCGTCCGGACGCGCGAGCACCATGTGGACGATGTTCTCCGCGATGTCCGACTCACCGTTGGTGATGAAGCGCTTGACGCCTTCAATCTCCCAGACGTCGCCGTCCACGTGGCGGGCCTTGGTGCGCGCGGCGCCCACGTCGCTGCCCGCGTCCGGCTCCGTCAGCACCATGGAGCCGCTCCAGCGCTTGTCCAGGATGTGCGGCAGGAAGCGCTTCTTCTGCGACTCCGTGCCCAGCTTGTCGATGACGCGCGCGAGCAGGTTGCCCAGCGTGAAGAACGCCAGCGCGGGGTTGGAGCCCAGCAGCAGCTCGAACGCGGCCCAGCCCAGCGACGGCGGCGCGCCCAGGCCGCCCAGGTGCGGGGGCGTCTCCAACAGGTGCATGCCCGCGTCGTAGTAGGCGCCCATCGCGGCCTTGAGGCCGGGGGGCAGCTTCACCTCGCCGTTCTCCAGCTTCGGCGGGTTGTGCTCGGACTCGTCGAAGCTCTTCGCCAGCTCCTGCGTGCACAGCTGCGCGAACGTCTGCAGCGTCTGCCGGGCCGCCGTCTCGTCCAGGTCCCCGAAGGGCGCCTTGCCCAGCGACGTGTGGCCGATGTCCAGGAACTCGAAGAGGTTGAACTCAATATCGCGGAGGTTGGGCGTGTAGTGCAGGGACGACGACATCGAAGGACTCCTCGCGGCCGGGTGCGAAAGCAACAAGCCCCGCGCCGGTGAAGGCGCGGGGCCAAAGCGGACCGCCAGGGTACCCGAGATTGATTCGCGGGTCAGTCGCGCCGAGCGTGGATGACGCGCAGCGTCTCGCGACGCTCGAAGCGGTTGCCGGCGGCGTCGCGGGCGACGAACACCAGCTCGTAGGAACCGGCGGGCGTGCCCTCCGGGATGACCAGCGACTTGTTGAAGCGCAGGCCGTCCTGCGAGTCGAAGAGGTGCTGGTCCTCGCCGAAGAGGTCGCCGTACACGCTGACCTCCTGCGTGGCCTCCACCGCGTCCACGTCCAGCGTCAGCGTGTCACCGGGGGCGAGCTCCTTCTGCGAGAGGACGACGTCGAAGTCGTTGCCCTTGGAGTCCAGGCGGTAGCGAACCTCGCTGCGCTCCACGCGGCCGTCCGCCAGCTCCGCGATGATGAACACGGTGTAGTAGCCATCCGCGACACCCAGCGGCACGAGGAACCGGCCGCGCCACGAACGGGTGAGGTTGTCGAACGTGAGCGGCTTCACCAGGCCGAAGGGGAAGTAGGCGGTGACGCGGCGGGCGTTGCGCGGGGCGCGCACGGAGATGATGGGGTCACCGGGAGGAATCTCCTCGCGGCTGAGCGCGCCGGAGACCATACCGTCGGGGAGCTGCACGGGGACCATCTCGCGGACCGTTTCGCCGTTGGGGTTCGTGCGGGCCACCTGCTCCACCGCGACGAAGGACGTGTAGCGGCTCATCAGGTGGTACTGGAGCGCGGTGTCGGTGATGCCCTGGACGACTTCGGGCGTCTCGCCGCGGTAGCCCTCCACGGTGAGCTCCTCGATGCGCTGACGGGCCCAGAGGCTCTTGAGGGAGTCGTGCTCCGGGGCGACTTCGGGGAAGTGCACGGGCACGTCGAAGTGGCGGACCTGGCCACGCACGCGGCCGGAGATGCGGAGGACGCCGTCACCGGTGCCGGTGAACTTGCCCACGAGGAACAGCGGCTGGCCGGCGAAGAGGTCCGGCACGGACTTCGGGTACACGTCGCTGACGGGCAGGCCGTCCGTGTCCACCACGACCGAGGTGAGGACGGGGCCGCGCATGCGCTGCTCGAACTCGCGGGCGACGTCTTCCTCCGGGCGGTTGAGGTTGACGAGGGTGGAGGCGCCGCGGCCCAGCTCACCCATCTTGGTGATGAGGTAGCGGTTCGTGCTGGAGCCCACGCCGGCGGAGAAGATGCGCGTCTCTTCGCGGAGGTGCTGCTGGAGCGTGCTGAGCACCTGCTCGTCACCGCCGATGAGGCCGTCCGTCATGAAGAGCACCATGCGCAGGCGGGCCGGGTCATTCGGGGGGACCATGGCCTCCTGGGCGGCGATGCGCACGTCGGTGCCGCCACCGCCCCAGAAGTTGGCGACGTAGGGCAGGGCGTTCTGGATGTTCTCCGGCGTGGCGGGGACGGCGGTGGGCGCGAACTTGGTCACCTGCGTGTCGAAGTTGAGGACCTGGAAGGTGTCCTCGGGCATCAGGTGGGTGAGCACTTCCTTGGTGATGGCCTTGGACTTCTCGATGGCCAGGCCGGACTGCGAGCAGGACGTGTCGAGCACCATGTAGAGCTCGCGAGGGACGATCTCCCGCTGGGTGGGGGACAGCTGCGGGTTGAGCATCACCAGGAAGTAGCCGTGGTCCGCGCCGGGGTCGCGGTGCATGAGGACGGCGGGGCGGATGAGCGCGTCGGCGACGACGTACTCCAGGATGAAGTCCTTGTTGGGGATGCGGTCATCGCGGCCCAGGCTCACGGTGGCGCGGGACTGGCCGTCGCGCTTCACGTCCACGCGGTGGGTGGTGGAGCGCAGCGAGTGGACCGGGAGGCCCGCGTCCAGGCGCACGGTGAGCTGGATGTCATGGCCGCTGCGCGTGTCGGTAAGCACCGGGGGCGTGATGCGGCTCGCGTCGAGGACGGAGGTGGTGTCGGGCTCCACGCCTTCGCCCTGGCGCGTGGGCAGTGGCGTGCCGCCGATGTAGCGGGGGGCGACGACCATGGGGAAGCTGAAGCGGTAGGTGCCGGCGTCGTAGGTGAGGCGCTCCACGTAGTGGATGCGCACGCGGATGGTCTCACCGGGGAGGATGTTGGCGACGGACTGGGTGAAGATGTTGGGGCGCTCCTGGTCGAGCAGCGCGGCCGTCTTGCCCTCGGCCTTGGCGCGCTCGTAGGTGTCGCGGGCCTGCTCACGGGTCTGGATGACGCCCGTGATGACGCGCTCACCGATGTGCATCTCCATGCCATCCACGGCGGCCAGCTCCGGCAGCGGGAAGACGTAGAGAGCCTCCAGGGGAGCGGAGTAGGGGTTCTCGAACACCTGCGTCACGGTGACGGAAGCGAGGAAGCCACTGACCTCCGCGTCCACCTGCGTCTGCTTGAGGCTGAAGGTGCGCGGCTCGGTGTCCGGGCACGTCTCGGTGGCCTCCGCCTGCTGAGGCTGCGCACGGAAGCGAGCCACCAGGGTGCCCTGGGCGACGCCCGCGGTGGGCGAAGCAGCAGGGGGGCAGGGTTGCTGAGCGGAGGCCGGGACGGCCAGAAGGCAGACGAAGAGCGCGGCGAGCAGGACTCGCATGGTCGGGAACCTTGGTTTCAGGGTGTGCCCGGGGACATTGCAGCCCCCGGGCCAACCCCTGTTCCCCTCTGACAAGGCTGTGAGTGGGGGCCCTGGGAGACAGTCCGGGTGTGGTTCCGTGGCCACGTGGCCACTGGGTCCGGAACTACCAGCCGAGGGCTTCGGGGGCGGCTTCGAACAGGCGTTTGAGCTCAGGGATGAGCAGGTGCTGGCGCTTCATCTCTCGCCAGACAGTGGCGTGCTGGCGCGTCTGGATGTCGTGTGCCAGGTGCAGGAGATGTTCGGGGGCATGGCCGTTGGCACGGTCCTGGACGTATCCCCTGAGATGCATGAAGAAGTCGCGATAGGCGTGGTAGCGCGTACGTGGGAGTGATTCACGGCTGTTAAGGCCAAGAAGCTCGATGGTGTACTTGGCGCGCTGGTACGCCACGGTGCCAAGTGCAGCAGTGGCGGTGAAGAGAAAGGTCTGCCGGAGCTCCAGGCTCATGAACTCCATGGGGTCCTCCACGCGAGGATCCAGCAGTACGGGCGTTCCTGGGACGGGAGGGACCACGGGGGCGTTACGGCGGCGACCCACGTCCGTATGGACGCCTGTTCCCTGAGCGAAGACTGCGAAGCGGTTGTTCTTGGGCCCGTTGCAGGGACCGCAGGCATACAGGTAGTTCATCCAGGCAAAGGTCAGCTCTGGATACAGTGCCTTGGGCCGGATGTGCTCCACCTCGTCGGCCAGTGAGTCCTCGCAGTAGGCACAGCGTTGGACGCCCACGGACATCTTCGACAGGGTCGCCTTGACGGTGTCGAAGGTCGGATGGCCCTTCCTGTTCAGGCTGCTGAATCGCTCTTGCGCGCGATCGACGCGCGTCTCGTAGTCAGGGAGTGAATCGATTTCCTGCTGGTAGCCCTTGAGCTGCGTGTTGGCGGGCTCCGGCAGCGGAAGATTCGGGAGGGGGATCAAGGCTGCGGCACCTCCGTATCGGACGGAAGGGCGCTGGATGCAGTGGGGAGTTGTGCACGCAGGTGCTGCTGTTCCGCCTGTTCCTCGGGGGACAGGCCCTGCGCGAGTTCCTTCTGGTTGAGGATGGCGAGCCGTTCGAGCTTCTCCAACGCTTCTGGGGAGCGCAGGGGCACGTCGCCGAAAGCGCCGGTGCTGTAGGCATCAAGGACGTTGCCGTATAGGAGTCGGTCCAGTGCGACGCCCGTGACCATGTCTGCTTCTTCGTCACTGCCCGGCCTGGGAAGACGGAACACACTGCCCACGGTCGCCGCCTGACAGATGAGCGGGCTGTGGGTCGTGACGATGAACTGGATGTTCGGGAAGTGTTCGCGGAACCAGAGTCCGACCCGGCGCTGCCACACGGGATGCAGGTGCGCATCGATTTCGTCAATCAGGACGACACCGGGGACGATGATGGTCGTTGCGTCTCCTGGCGCGAAGAGCTTGTTGGCGCCGTAGGCGCGCGCGAGTTGGCGGATCAGCTCGAACGTCATGCTCAGGATGGATCGGTATCCGTCGCTCATGTTCTCGACGGGAACTTCGCAGCCGTTGCCATCGACGAAGCGAACGCCCTTGGACGAGATTGAGTCGAGGCGGGCTTCGTTGGGCAGGAAGTCGGGCTGGTTGATGAACTGCTTTAAGGACTCAAGAAGGTTTCCCTCGGGGTCCTTCTCCAGCTTCTTGAACTGGAGGAGCTTGAGCCACTCAAGGCATTCAGAGAGTGCGACGGACTCACCGAAGACGGACAAATGGCGGGCGAGCTTGGGGCTCGACTGGAACAGTTTCTCTCGCTCCTGATCGCCACCAGTAAATCGCCGGAACGGGCCGTAAGATGCACTGAACCAACCTGGCCCGACTCCCCAAATAGACTGCATTGAATTCGGGATGTTTGAACGGAAGTCGAGAGGGAGAACTCGGTTGTCGGGCCCCCGATTGAACATCAGTTCTAGGGAAT
This DNA window, taken from Corallococcus coralloides DSM 2259, encodes the following:
- a CDS encoding ligand-binding sensor domain-containing protein, encoding MMLSTLTALTLAATVTNTETVHDLKPFGGHVVACTEGGLELFTPAGRPVRVLTVEDGLPSHYCRALESTGDRLFVATDEGLVSLDARFQVTPVLDVRWQALPPVEDASTPDYVSRLESLASVLTPGATYTAFSPRFAGTAEGRLFELGTERAWSLPGPVRFISDTRDGVDVGTTEGAFSISASGRLSALRDVPTGPLSFTVTEQGVRIVGSHGEVHAWETESVPLQAASAPKGATVLNSEWAGTRSSGVFKLGPKGWRRVTSTGQICGNHITALARHQGRLVVGTFDRGACWQREDGRWQTVRTPSLPSDQVLGISSDGPNLYVATTYGLGFHDGKTWTQVAYGARNPVALGKLSVLNVSQMDEGVALVDGRGVSLVTPGTAPLSLVKRLPLPTEWSKHPSVGEASGRFLWMGSEDRGLLRWDGAKWQRFHDGRDLTDNWITALSTDAQGRAVAGTCQDGFNYFDGAKWTRVRAAPGLPSSAIVSAALVPGGALVGTLLGASYFDAATGETRALPKLADPRVYAVLPDGDSALFGTEGGLSSTAWKAVSVPALTQR
- a CDS encoding glutathione S-transferase family protein, translated to MITLYGFGRVHSKVVGLTRDLRVLWALEELELPYRVHGVDHPAGETRGEAYRQLNPFCQVPVLDDDGFVLTETGAILLYLAEKTGRLMPTDFQGRAQVTRWCFAALTTVELPMSQLIMVDLLGDSDPTGAQRRPGLVKYAEHHLTTLEDLLRERPYVAGEAFTVADILMTTVLREVRNAGVLEGFPRVSAYRERCEARPAWRRTLEAYEQRLGVTAGSAR
- a CDS encoding acyl-CoA dehydrogenase yields the protein MSSSLHYTPNLRDIEFNLFEFLDIGHTSLGKAPFGDLDETAARQTLQTFAQLCTQELAKSFDESEHNPPKLENGEVKLPPGLKAAMGAYYDAGMHLLETPPHLGGLGAPPSLGWAAFELLLGSNPALAFFTLGNLLARVIDKLGTESQKKRFLPHILDKRWSGSMVLTEPDAGSDVGAARTKARHVDGDVWEIEGVKRFITNGESDIAENIVHMVLARPDGAAPGTKGLSLFVVPKYWVNEDGSLGEHNNVVCTKLEKKMGLKGSVTCELTFGDGKPTRGLLLGEVHDGIRQMFHIIENARMAVGLKSMAALSAGYFRALSFAKDRVQGSDLGKARDKTAPRVNILQHPDVRRMLMAQKAHAEGLRALALFTASVQDQVELQGGHRSTAAGEADVLNDMLLPLVKGYSSEKAYELLSLSLQVHGGSGFLTDYPVEQYIRDQKIDSLYEGTTHIQALDLLMRKVARDGGATLMGLLERVRATADGDEGGPELKTERAALGEAVGQLQTLLGTLMGKLGESVYHVGFQGNRVLFAVAEVIIGWLLVRHAAVALERMKTNPGDKAFYGGKVASARWYCHEVLPGIAHAARMVENGNLDLMEVPEESF
- a CDS encoding VIT domain-containing protein, translated to MRVLLAALFVCLLAVPASAQQPCPPAASPTAGVAQGTLVARFRAQPQQAEATETCPDTEPRTFSLKQTQVDAEVSGFLASVTVTQVFENPYSAPLEALYVFPLPELAAVDGMEMHIGERVITGVIQTREQARDTYERAKAEGKTAALLDQERPNIFTQSVANILPGETIRVRIHYVERLTYDAGTYRFSFPMVVAPRYIGGTPLPTRQGEGVEPDTTSVLDASRITPPVLTDTRSGHDIQLTVRLDAGLPVHSLRSTTHRVDVKRDGQSRATVSLGRDDRIPNKDFILEYVVADALIRPAVLMHRDPGADHGYFLVMLNPQLSPTQREIVPRELYMVLDTSCSQSGLAIEKSKAITKEVLTHLMPEDTFQVLNFDTQVTKFAPTAVPATPENIQNALPYVANFWGGGGTDVRIAAQEAMVPPNDPARLRMVLFMTDGLIGGDEQVLSTLQQHLREETRIFSAGVGSSTNRYLITKMGELGRGASTLVNLNRPEEDVAREFEQRMRGPVLTSVVVDTDGLPVSDVYPKSVPDLFAGQPLFLVGKFTGTGDGVLRISGRVRGQVRHFDVPVHFPEVAPEHDSLKSLWARQRIEELTVEGYRGETPEVVQGITDTALQYHLMSRYTSFVAVEQVARTNPNGETVREMVPVQLPDGMVSGALSREEIPPGDPIISVRAPRNARRVTAYFPFGLVKPLTFDNLTRSWRGRFLVPLGVADGYYTVFIIAELADGRVERSEVRYRLDSKGNDFDVVLSQKELAPGDTLTLDVDAVEATQEVSVYGDLFGEDQHLFDSQDGLRFNKSLVIPEGTPAGSYELVFVARDAAGNRFERRETLRVIHARRD
- a CDS encoding AAA family ATPase, giving the protein MYVKEVYLSNIRSIESLVWALPDQPGPGWHVIIGDNGAGKSSFLRAIALAMVGPTEAIALRQDWSEWLRGNESLGTVAVMIKPTLGYDLLFRFPHVPTEAPVAEYSLELMFNRGPDNRVLPLDFRSNIPNSMQSIWGVGPGWFSASYGPFRRFTGGDQEREKLFQSSPKLARHLSVFGESVALSECLEWLKLLQFKKLEKDPEGNLLESLKQFINQPDFLPNEARLDSISSKGVRFVDGNGCEVPVENMSDGYRSILSMTFELIRQLARAYGANKLFAPGDATTIIVPGVVLIDEIDAHLHPVWQRRVGLWFREHFPNIQFIVTTHSPLICQAATVGSVFRLPRPGSDEEADMVTGVALDRLLYGNVLDAYSTGAFGDVPLRSPEALEKLERLAILNQKELAQGLSPEEQAEQQHLRAQLPTASSALPSDTEVPQP